From Bactrocera oleae isolate idBacOlea1 chromosome 4, idBacOlea1, whole genome shotgun sequence:
catttgctttttttatacatttattatatatatttttttaattttagtgagTTTTATGAAGTTCGAAACATTAAatgaaaatcgaaaataaaataaataaataaaattaaaataaactaatattaaaaaaaaattaaaaatattaaaaaaatagttatggTCACACTGTTGCAGCTAAACTCAACTCGCCGTGTAAAAATGTGTTTAgcgcttcaaaaatatttaaaaactaaaaaaacaaataaaatgtgcAGTTGTAACTGCTTGTTATTTACCGTTATATTCAATTATAGTtagcttttaataaaaaaagctcACGAGTGAATTGCTGCATATTAACGGGTTTTCAAATATCACGCAacgttatttattaatttttatgcagaaaatattttcttctcaaaaagtgattaatttttaaataatttatgcttTTCGCTGTTTGTATTTTAAACCAGTTCGTTTTAGAGCGTCAACAACAGTCtgaccaaaaattatatatatttttatagtttaaattaaataaataaattggctacatatatatacaacgttatatgtgtgtgtgtgcatatagcTTTGCTTTTCAAAGTCTTGCTTTGCTAATTAAACTAGCGTCATTTCAACTGCTATTATTTAACTGCATTATAAATAATACCATTATCTTTATTATGCTCtttacaatactttttttttcaattacagaCTACATTTACACATTAAAAGCTGTATTTAGTGGGCGAAAATAAATTGCTattcgaaaattaatttatttttattgcataatcgctaaaaattttacacatatgtTCTGTATACACGCATTATAAAATGctaatttttcttgttgtttgttatttattgtattacttTGCTTTTTTGCAAACATTAaactatttacaaaaaattgtttgcatttttttgcaaaaagcagaaataaataattacaattaatatgaaaaaatcgctaaatttacacttatacttgcctacaattaaaataaataaaatattcgcaCAAATAAATAACAGTGTTGTTCATGTtgcttaatgtttttatataatttttgttacatttttttctgataACAGTGAAGCGTATTTAgagttttactttttactttgcAATACTTGCTTTTttcttaaactaaattttttgtttttattgttttttattttttttttctttgcacaCAATTAGAGTGGATgagtaaatatttgcttaaattttttttttttttaatacaagatatattttttgcatttttatgttttgaaaaaatgcgaaaattcactacaaaatataccgaattttacaaatacaataaatacagtAACTAAATCGCACGCTACTAGCATACAAACAAACTTTTGCCATAGTTAGCGCGCACACACTCTCGtactcgctctctctctctctatctctatcGTTTACTACAGCTGCGTACCAGCCTGTTTGAAAAGAAGTAgagaaaattaatttgtaaacgACTGCTCAACGACTTTCGCTCGACGGAATCCTCTGCAGCTTGGACCAAATGTTTCTGTcaatattttgcttaaattcTCAGCGTTTTGCTTCGCCACCTGCgcacttatatttttactaatttattatttatgtcgcatgtgtgtgtgtgtgtgttggcgctTAGTATTTTTCATAACTGCCTAATTTCCTTTTCACTAGTTTTTTAGCTAACTTTCCTGTATTCATTAGTTACATTTATTACTCGCCTGCATTTGTACAATATATGAACCTGTCATACATGTATGCAtggatgtgtgtatgtatgtgtgtacatatgcatacatataagtaattatatgcatgtatgcatgtatgtagtgtatgtgtgtgtatatatgtatatctcttAATATTTATAgctaaataatacataattattcctttgttgttgtaatttcattttgtttttggtttttgttgttgcatatacTGTTCAGAAACACTCTGCCCTTAAAACACTAATACGGATTCCATCGTAATTGTATCTCATTTATTGTTTGTCTGTGCATTTGACGCCGTTGTGGCTTGAATTTGTGATGCGGTTTGCGATGCCGACTCCAATGTGCGACGTGCCAGTCTTGACCtgcaatacaaaaaacaaaaattcgatttaaaattttataacgaaaaaaaaaattcaataaaaaagttggCAAAAATCATTCAAAATGTAGATTCAaagcaaaattaataataaataaatcaacgtatttagcatatttttaggcgttTTGGCTTTTCAGTGGCCAAAACagcttaattattaaataattttcgtcaatttgttaggaaaaaatagagaaaaatgcaaaaaataggtctaaacttaaaaaaattacaaacttaGCATACACGCAGGCGCTCTTCGTCTAAAATGCCTATATATGAATTAATGAATTCATATGCAATATAATTAATCCttatttattgaagaaaaatgaGGTAAGTCAGCATAAAACACAGTAACAGacaatagtaaaatatatttagcatATTCACAGGCGCGTTTCGCATCAATTTTTATACGCATAGTTATgaatacttatttatttgaatttcttaaataaaattaggGAGAGTGAGTTAAACAATGCACAAAATGCAGTAAGATGAAATTTATAAACTAATACTTAGCATACCCGCAGGCGCTCTGCGTCTAAAATTTCGACATGTAAGTATAGTAATGATTATTTCtacaattttaacaaacaaGGATGGAATggacgataaaaaaaaattcagaacacAGTTTGaggtttatataaaatatttagcataCCCGCAGGCGTTTTCGCTTTTACGCGTCCCACTAAGttagtttaaaataattcttGTAAATTTATGAAGAAAACACATTGTAGGGTAGGTCGGTGGAACTAAATTTTGCCTAGGTTGGTATACTAGATAGGTCGGTGCCTCGAGAGATTCGtagaaaatgaataatttctgGAATGCAACTATGGCATTAACTATGCcacaacaatatttaaaaaaaacctgaAGGAGCGACAGAGAGTGTAGCAGAGAGTAATATGTAGATAGATGTagagaataaaaaatttgtttgaatattcAAAACAATTTAGCTGATGGTTGTTACGGCCTTCTATCATGAAATAACAGCCTGCGTTTCTCCACTGTTCTACTCGCTAAATCTGAGCTCCAAAAAGTATGTTCGTGAAGATAGCGGTTCAGTAACCATTTAGCTAGGGCTAAAACCCCGTTTTCAATCTTTTCAGTTTAGAAAAGAATTTTAAGATTTAACACTATCTTACCCACCGAGCGATCGCCGCCATTAAATCTTGAAAAGATCTTTATAACCtcttaaaaaaatctttataacCTCTGCAAACTTTACTCACTTTATCTGTCCAGCCAGTAGCGGATTTATGGCGTATAGCCAATCGTGTACCTCCTTATCGCCCAACGTTTGCAGCAGATAACCACGATGTTTAGTGACAACACTGAAAGAGTCaagaaattaattatgaaaaaatatattcccaaaattttttttattctagttTTTACCTAAATGTGTTGGGTATCTTAACCATCGCAGCCTGATCCTCACTGCACTCCACCTGTGCTGTCGCTAAGTTCAATACTGCACGCTCCACTGGATCCTTCTCGGACTTGTAGATAAAAACATAAGGGCGTCGCACAATCTAAATGagtaaatttattagaaaagagAAACTAGCAGTTTCGTCTAACGAACTTACCACCCAACGCTTCTTCCAGCCCGAACCACCATGCTCCAACACATTCAGCACACCCTTGCGCGCTACCACAGCGCTCACCCTAATCTCCTCCAGCTCGGGTACATACAAGCGTAACGGTAATGCCGGTTGTGTAGCGGGTGCTGGCGCCTCCCAACCATTGGGCGCATCAGCGCGATCAGGTGAACATAACCTGCAAAAGGGTCAAATTAACAATGAGGCAAAGTTTAGGCATAGCGGTGGCATGAAGTACGTAAGACGGTGAGGTGAGAAGCGTACATTGAGAATTTGAAAAGGGTgggaaaaaatgtatttaaatttacaaaattacaaatgGAACATTGATATAATTTTACAAAGGCAATTggtgtataatataatatgtgagagAGCGCGAGAGAGGAGGAGGAGCACAATATGTGGAATATGTGGAAAATGTGAGTGGTGAGTCAAATTGTGTGACAGTGAAGCTAAAGTttagtatacaaaatatatatgtgtatgtgaatgtaAATGTGTGAATAAGTGATAACAATGAtcggttatttttttaatgtgttaGTAAAGCGTATGTGTTGAGCTATAAGTTTTCTGTTAGGAGGCGTACTTTTCAAACAGTAGTATACGTTTCATTTGGCAACTAAAGCAACACAATCTAATTAAATGTGCTTTGCTATGTAAAACAGCTTCATTCAGCTATATTCCGCTAATTCAGCATATATATTTCTGCTCAAAAAATCTACTTGAGACTAAGATATACACCCACTTTTGTACTTAAAATGTATTCAGCGCATTTTTGACTGTTCTATGCctcaaatgcaaatatattgtaACCCAAATGACATTCAGCTAATACAGTACACCTCTCTATTACTTAAGCTCAAGCCTGTTATATAGATATTACATAAactaaaaagtttaattcaaTTCAGCTTAATTCAgcgcatattttattattttgttatctaTAAACATAATTCAGCCCATCTTTTGctgttagttatttatttattttcaccaCAATAATACACTCACTTAAAAAAACATGTGTTTCTTCCAATCCAGCACTACTAAAATAtaaagcattcaatttttttttttcgaatagcAGCGAGCTATTCTCAGCTGCTTTAGCATATATTTTTGGTAGTTCAGCGCTTTAAAAACCATATTAACTTATATTCAGCAGGCTAAAGTCCTCTGATAATGCTTTAttctataaaaattacttaCACTGAGAGTTACTTAAATGCATGCGGCTATGAAAATAGTGCGAAATATGTATTTATCCTAGTGAATACTGCATTCAGCGCCAaatttgttaaacaaatttctgtatatatattctatatatacatattatagtcGTTTTTAATTGTTggttgataaaaatattttcccaatTCTAGTAGCCATGCTATAACGTAAATACTTGTATTCAGCTAATTCAGCACTAAACAGTTTATGATAACTGTTCAAAATTCAGAGGATATCtattgaattatattatatatgatatgtatttaattatatttttattgaattacattttttttttaatacagcaCCATTTTGGTAAAAAGTTATTCAGCGCGTTATTTTTAACATTATAGGTATGTATGGAAATACTGCTGAATATATGAATTATAAAGTCTTACATAGATTTAGACACGGTTTTACTTGGAGTTATAcgatttgtttgaaaaaaacgcTCCATTGATGAGAAAAAGCTTTAACCGTTAttgttaccaaaaaaaaaaatacaaagttttgaaagcaaagcaacaaaaaacttcgtacaaattcaaatttgaaataaataagaaaattaccTTCGTCTAATTTTTGGTGTTGTTCTAATaagttgaaatttgttttgagTTTTACCAAATTAAGAGatttacacacaaatatataaaaaagaaaaagaacacaaaagcagagtaaaaatttaggtatcagatacatatttttgtttaaatattttcggcaagagttttgtttgtaataaaaaaagtaataaaattgttttcttttctcAAGTAGAAAACTGAAGATTTCCAACAAAAGAAGTGGGCAATCGCAATTATCTGCCGGGTGTTAGCAAACACGAACTCAAAACCAAACTACTTACTCAATAGAGTTGCTGGAGATGCAGCTAACGGTCATGTCAGCGCAACCCTCATCACTCGGCGACACATCCGACTGTGTGGCTGTCTCTGCTGTGGGATCTGTTGCTTTGTTGTAGGTGCCTGTGGTGAATAGCAACAGTTAATAATAACTATATACAGCGACAATTTCAGCGCAGCGCTTACCCTGCACCAGCTTCAAACACTTCATCATCAACTCCTGCTCTCTTTGATTGTACTCCCGTTCGGGCACAATCTGTTGTGGATCCTTGACGGGCGTCTGTGGAGATGGCGGTATGACCATATGTACCGGTGAGGTGGCGGCACGCGCTGCCAAATTGCAAACATCCTTCTCTGTCTTTGTTGTGGGATTTGGATTTGTATCCATGCCGAGGCGTTCgcgcaacaacagcaagtgACGTACACGTCCCACCTCCTCGAGGCGCGTCAATTTTTCCAATTCCCATTGATGATCGAAAATGAGCGAATCACCGCGTGGCCGCCAGCCGGAGAGATTCTCCTCGCCGCGCACATAAGTCGAGCTGGTGTCTAGAACGCGACGCTGACGTCGTTGCACACCTTTTTCCGCCACGCGTGAAAGAGAGGAAGAGAAATAAGCGTATTAGTTGGAGGCTTTTTGTGAGTGCGTAGCGAAAGCGGAACTTTTGAAGCTTTGCAacagtttaatttttctctttttttttgatatatctaattttaaaaaatgagtTATCGTATTCGATTTTATAATTGCATGATTGGCTGCTTCAAGCATTAAATGGTAAACAACGCTTTCGAACGGCAAATAACAAACAACCAACACTACGTTAAGAATTTCTACCTGGACTACCTGCTTCAGAGGCTCTACGCAATGACAATTCATACACGCCAGACAAACGATTTGCTTCTGGATTGCGATACTGTCCGGAGAAGAGATGTTTCAACGAACGTGGACCGGTACGTGCATCGCGTCCGTAAATGACCATGCTGAGGTCTTTGGTGATAATAGCAGGGCGTGCGCAGTTCTCGAGCTGTAAAGTGcgttaaattaatattgaattaaatttttggcataTTCAGCGCTTATTCAGCACAttgttttatgaatatttataaaataaaattgtaaactgAACTCAAGATTTCATACTAAGCCAATTCTTATTATATTTAGAGCTATGAGAACCAATtcactttataatatttatgacatttcgaatatctaaattaaaaacattaaaagctATTCAAATTCATTCAGCGGCAGTTTAGCATGAATACAAATAGTTCAGcgaataacatatttttatatagaaaataacatatttttatatagaaaaataacatattttatatagtaaaataaGGTTATTAAGAACTTATtacacaaattaaataataaaatattcgaaaaatggtataaaatgtttttatgatggctaaataatattttgcgtaaatacatacaaaatttaGCTATTACAATGACTAATAAAGCACTTTTAAACtacttaaaaacattttaaacgaTTATATTCTTTTTTCAATTCATTCAGCGCAAATTCAGCAAACATTATTTAGCATTTTTTAACACTcttatactttaaaatatttgtagcaattaaatatgttattatCCAACACTTTGTTTATTCAGCGCAAATTCAGCagatgtaaattttatatatttgcttttgaaaatatatataattacttttaaacatatattttcatgagggaaatgtacatatatattaaataaatttattcagcACCCATTCAGCAACTCATTTACAATACTTTtctattgttataatttttcaatagcagcaacaaaatgAACTACACAAAACTTACCTCCAAATAAGCGCTCAAAGTAATGTAAATTGTCTCGCCAGCTTGTGTAACGCGATTCAGCAAAGTGGAATTATGTAAGCTCGAATCCCAAGCGGCTTCGAAACGATAGAATGAACGGTCATCACCGGGTACGTCCAAAGTCTCACCGGGGAATAAGCCCAACGACAAAACACACGAGTCTTCATCCAAATCATCTGAAGATTCGGGTGTGTTACGTATACGTCCAACGACGAGCTCACGTATATCGCGCCATTTCACTTCAGCTGTCGGTTCGTGTACGATTGTGATACGTATGCGGCGTTGTATGCCCTGATGGAGCATGAATAAACCACGGCATGGAAGATCGTCGCTATGTTCAACCACCTGTAGAGAGggaagtaattgaattaaaatatataaacctgGTCAGAAAGGCCTCTGCTAGTAATTACACCTACCGATGGCACATATTCGCCGTTCGGAGCCAATTCGCATATTTCAAACCAAACCAACACGTCATGCTTTGCCAAAACTGTCGATGTCGATGGGCATGGTAGTGGCCCGAACTTGGGACTGCGCACCGGTTGGCTAATGGGAATGCTTGGTGGAAGCATGCGACGCGGTGGTGGTCGCGACACGAATTCCTGCTTGGCATCCTTATGTAAAGGATGTGTTTGGTAATGTCCGAAGATCTTAAACATAATCGGTTGTGTCTTCAAATATTCAATGAACGATTTGGTAACGGGTACAGTTATCTGGAAAGAGAAgagatattaataaaatattcagtaGAAAAATCACTTAAGCTGCATACATTTTGCACATGGTAGAAGCCAAGTGGTGCACCCGATGCAGAGTTCTTGACCGGTTCAGTGGAGAAAGCCTCCTCATGACGATGCAAGAAGCTAagcgataaaataaaaatataaaattcttttaaaagcAGCTCTCTTAACACACAAACAATGCGACATACTTGAACTGACAGAAAATATCAGCATATTCAGCACCAATTCCAGTAGCCTGCAGTACGGTAACACGGAATGTGAATTCTTTGCCGACCTGCAAGTGCTCGCCAGGTTCTTCATTGGCCTCCTGACACTCAGAGGCTGAGTTTGAATCAATGCCACGGCCCGAATCAGCGTCCTCAAGTTCTAGTAgaacatacaaaaaaatatacatattaaattccATTTAGCAAATATAAGCACCAAAACGGTCTTATTTAGCCAACACACATACCCTCAAGCTTGCTATCCAAACCACCGTTATCGATATAACGCTGCACATCATCCTTCTCGTTCAGAGCGCGATACTTTGGCTTGGCATCATCTTCGTTGAAAACTAAGCGCGCCGATTGCTTAACGCCATTGTTGAAATCAATTGACTCCTCATCCTAGAAACAAAAGAAAGAGGGAGAGAGAGGAGTGTGTGTTAGAGTTAAAGAGCGTTTATGACTCATTTTATATGCACTCACCAAAACTGGTTGCACCGCAACGCGCAAGTAGCCACGCACATCGCCACGTTCATTAACAATTGCCACCTTATGAACCAATGGCACCGGATATAGCAGATTACTCAAATAGATGAACGAACGTCCGACCATACGGAACCAAGGGAATCGGTCATAGAAGGGATCGCCGCCAGTCAGACTCTCCACATTGTAATCGGGTGAAGTGGGGCTAAGTTCAGCCTCGTTGTGATACATTTCGCGCATTAGCTCCAAGCGTTGTCTAAATACAAAAATAGGAAAAAGCAATAAAACGGTTAATTAGTGTTGAAAGGGGTATATTTTAATGAGAAAAGGTTTCTAAGCTGGTGCAATGCAGGCGCAAAAGAGTAAAATTGAAAcgatattttacaaatatatgcaaatcaaATGAAACAACATTTAAGCCCAAATTATTAATGAGTTGCTGAGTATGCTGCTTAATGCATAATTTTTCCTATGAGTAGTgagtttggaaaaatttaatttaaatacaattcaCCAAATCTATACTTAAAATTTCTTGATTGATTTAGAGCACAAATACTTTGACTGCATTTACGCGAAAAATTCGCTTTTATTTGGCTGTCTTACtataatttttgcaaagttgaacttgtggaacactgCAAATGGTATGAAAAATAAGTAATTGATATTCAGCAGCTCATGTAATGGCGTTCCTCAAAGGCACATTTATCTTTTACACACAACAGAAAGGCATatctacaaataattaaaaaaacaattaataaaatttatatttttgagtaataagcaatttatttaaaaaatataaataataataaataataaaaatccactcaaacacatatatactcaAAATAAGTACAAAATCATGCTTTAAGTTAGTATAGACAGTAAGTCAATCATCTTCTGTTATTACTCCTCTCTCGAATAGAAAGTGTAATGGAGCTCCtaagcatatttttttgtacaaatgcaaattttcctcaACACTCAACTTCTCTAAAAGATCAAAATATTCTTATCAGCGTTTTTTTAGACAGTCGTGCTGTATTTAATACAAAgttgaacttgtggaacacttCAACTCACAATATAACAGGgacaaatatgtaaaaaatgcaATGTCACTTGCGAAAGTTGTTCATACTCATTCTGTTAGACAACTTGAAGGTTATATAATGGTactatcatatatttttaactgttATCTACGAGCTGATACGTTTATATTtgcagatttttattaaaaactgacCTACCGAGAACTACGAACTTAGTTGAAACATGAATTTTTGTCTAAAATACGAGCTGTacgcaatttttaaaatgtttagacCAAAAACGCATATATTTGAACAcacattattataaatttaaaaaaaatacaacaacagcaacagaaaAAGAAACAGAAGAATAGCAAGCTTGAGCTTTccaaatataacaaatttaaaaataaagaccTCGTTGTAGCGAAAATGAAAGCAGACCTAGATGGCATTAAGTTAGCCAATGAGAGACGAGACGGTGAACTGCCAGCACCGACTTTCTGCGGACTTGTGCGCACCGCAGACGCGAGGCTATCGCTTAAAGGCGCCAACAGCGACGACGAAGACGACGACGGCAACGACGATGATGTTGTGTTAGCgtgattttgtatttgtaattgggACTGTGGGTATGTGAGAGTGTTGTCGGAATTGTTTGATGTAGTGTATCCGCCCTTATACGTAGTAACTGTAGTTGCGGTATACGGTATTATGCCATCGTAATGCAGAGTCTCAGCCGTAAGCATAGCGCTATCACCGCACAATGAGGTTGTGTCGTAAAGCATAGAAGATGGTGGACTCTCCACATTGTAGATTTGGCGCATTAGCTCCAAACGATAGCTGATCGATTgttgtttcaattttatttacatattatttttttgtttttgtgtaattGGTAGGGTAGGTAGGTTAAGTATGTTTTTGGTTTGGTGGGGGACGTACATGTGAGTTTAGGACAAGCAGTTTagagaaattacaaaaaaaatatgaaaaaatacatcaaattttattagtAAAGCCTaggctatgtatgtatgtatctaaaatACTGGATTAATGTAGGTTATGAGCAATGAAAAATGTTATGTTAGTAAGTGATTTGAGCGTTCGAGTGCTGTGTGCTGCGCTTATGCTGCTacagtaaaaattttagtaaaatctaCAAAATTTCGTTTACCCTCAAATtggaaaactttaaataattttcagtagcaattaattttttacgttAGTTGCAGCAGAACAACCACCATGCACgttccaaaaattataatattattttactctgcatttaacagaaaaattttgtatcaaAACAAATGCACTGCTTTAACTCTTCAGTAACTCATTGAAAATGCCTTTGAGGATCttagtttacaaaaaaaaaagatgccTTTAACAAAAACAGTGTGGTATTTCATtcccaaaaaaaagtattatttaatatatttgaatactCAAAACAATGATTGcgattttgaaaacttaaatttatgtGTGAAGACATAGAACTACAAACTCTCTTTCgaacaaaaatttgtaaataactcTCCAGAAACGCCACTTACCGCAATTTCTCCAAGGACCAGTAGTGTGTGGCACCGTTTTTGGTGTCGGTCACCTCTACAGCCACAATGGTTTTCGAAACTGGTGGCGCGCCAAATTCGTCTTCGCTTTGCAATGGCGTAGCGGCTGAGGCCAGCTCAGG
This genomic window contains:
- the unc-104 gene encoding kinesin-like protein unc-104 isoform X9; the encoded protein is MSSVKVAVRVRPFNSREIGRESKCIIQMSGATTAITNPKVPLNSSEAIKSFNFDYSYWSHDPRDPEFSTQEMVYKDIGEEMLQHSFDGYNVCIFAYGQTGAGKSYTMMGKQEEHQEGIIPMICKDLFNRIHDTETNELKYSVEVSYMEIYCERVRDLLNPKNKGNLRVREHPLLGPYVEDLSKLAVTDYQDIHDLIDEGNKARTVAATNMNETSSRSHAVFTIFFTQRRHDNMTDLTTEKVSKISLVDLAGSERADSTGAKGTRLKEGANINKSLTTLGKVISALAEIASKNKKSKKADFIPYRDSVLTWLLRENLGGNSKTAMIAAISPADINYDETLSTLRYADRAKQIVCKAIVNEDANAKLIRELKEEIQKLRDLLKAEGIEVQEEDEMTKSGSGPLKSPTKARNRNGSTTEMAVDQLQASEKLIAELNETWEEKLKRTEEIRLQREAVFAEMGVAVKEDGDTVGVFSPKKTPHLVNLNEDPNLSECLLYYIKDGITRLGTHEANVPQDIQLSGSHILKEHCTFENRSSTVTLIPHKDALVYLNGRKLVEPEVLKTGSRVILGKNHVFRFTNPEQARELRDKITENAENENETEKCDTQQVDWNFAQCELLEKQGIDLKAEMQKRLDNLEEQYKREKMQADQQFEEQRKNYEARIDALQKQVEEQSMTMSMYSSYSPEDFHQEEDLYTNPLYESCWSAREAGLAAWAFRKWRYHQFTSLRDDLWGNAIFLKEANAISVELKKKVQFQFTLLTDTLYSPLPPELASAATPLQSEDEFGAPPVSKTIVAVEVTDTKNGATHYWSLEKLRQRLELMREMYHNEAELSPTSPDYNVESLTGGDPFYDRFPWFRMVGRSFIYLSNLLYPVPLVHKVAIVNERGDVRGYLRVAVQPVLDEESIDFNNGVKQSARLVFNEDDAKPKYRALNEKDDVQRYIDNGGLDSKLEELEDADSGRGIDSNSASECQEANEEPGEHLQVGKEFTFRVTVLQATGIGAEYADIFCQFNFLHRHEEAFSTEPVKNSASGAPLGFYHVQNITVPVTKSFIEYLKTQPIMFKIFGHYQTHPLHKDAKQEFVSRPPPRRMLPPSIPISQPVRSPKFGPLPCPSTSTVLAKHDVLVWFEICELAPNGEYVPSVVEHSDDLPCRGLFMLHQGIQRRIRITIVHEPTAEVKWRDIRELVVGRIRNTPESSDDLDEDSCVLSLGLFPGETLDVPGDDRSFYRFEAAWDSSLHNSTLLNRVTQAGETIYITLSAYLELENCARPAIITKDLSMVIYGRDARTGPRSLKHLFSGQYRNPEANRLSGVYELSLRRASEAGSPGVQRRQRRVLDTSSTYVRGEENLSGWRPRGDSLIFDHQWELEKLTRLEEVGRVRHLLLLRERLGMDTNPNPTTKTEKDVCNLAARAATSPVHMVIPPSPQTPVKDPQQIVPEREYNQREQELMMKCLKLVQGTYNKATDPTAETATQSDVSPSDEGCADMTVSCISSNSIELCSPDRADAPNGWEAPAPATQPALPLRLYVPELEEIRVSAVVARKGVLNVLEHGGSGWKKRWVIVRRPYVFIYKSEKDPVERAVLNLATAQVECSEDQAAMVKIPNTFSVVTKHRGYLLQTLGDKEVHDWLYAINPLLAGQIKSRLARRTLESASQTASQIQATTASNAQTNNK
- the unc-104 gene encoding kinesin-like protein unc-104 isoform X5, with amino-acid sequence MSSVKVAVRVRPFNSREIGRESKCIIQMSGATTAITNPKVPLNSSEAIKSFNFDYSYWSHDPRDPEFSTQEMVYKDIGEEMLQHSFDGYNVCIFAYGQTGAGKSYTMMGKQEEHQEGIIPMICKDLFNRIHDTETNELKYSVEVSYMEIYCERVRDLLNPKNKGNLRVREHPLLGPYVEDLSKLAVTDYQDIHDLIDEGNKARTVAATNMNETSSRSHAVFTIFFTQRRHDNMTDLTTEKVSKISLVDLAGSERADSTGAKGTRLKEGANINKSLTTLGKVISALAEIASKNKKSKKADFIPYRDSVLTWLLRENLGGNSKTAMIAAISPADINYDETLSTLRYADRAKQIVCKAIVNEDANAKLIRELKEEIQKLRDLLKAEGIEVQEGPDGKVVCEKRDPNKDEMTKSGSGPLKSPTKARNRNGSTTEMAVDQLQASEKLIAELNETWEEKLKRTEEIRLQREAVFAEMGVAVKEDGDTVGVFSPKKTPHLVNLNEDPNLSECLLYYIKDGITRLGTHEANVPQDIQLSGSHILKEHCTFENRSSTVTLIPHKDALVYLNGRKLVEPEVLKTGSRVILGKNHVFRFTNPEQARELRDKITENAENENETEKCDTQQVDWNFAQCELLEKQGIDLKAEMQKRLDNLEEQYKREKMQADQQFEEQRKNYEARIDALQKQVEEQSMTMSMYSSYSPEDFHQEEDLYTNPLYESCWSAREAGLAAWAFRKWRYHQFTSLRDDLWGNAIFLKEANAISVELKKKVQFQFTLLTDTLYSPLPPELASAATPLQSEDEFGAPPVSKTIVAVEVTDTKNGATHYWSLEKLRQRLELMREMYHNEAELSPTSPDYNVESLTGGDPFYDRFPWFRMVGRSFIYLSNLLYPVPLVHKVAIVNERGDVRGYLRVAVQPVLDEESIDFNNGVKQSARLVFNEDDAKPKYRALNEKDDVQRYIDNGGLDSKLEELEDADSGRGIDSNSASECQEANEEPGEHLQVGKEFTFRVTVLQATGIGAEYADIFCQFNFLHRHEEAFSTEPVKNSASGAPLGFYHVQNITVPVTKSFIEYLKTQPIMFKIFGHYQTHPLHKDAKQEFVSRPPPRRMLPPSIPISQPVRSPKFGPLPCPSTSTVLAKHDVLVWFEICELAPNGEYVPSVVEHSDDLPCRGLFMLHQGIQRRIRITIVHEPTAEVKWRDIRELVVGRIRNTPESSDDLDEDSCVLSLGLFPGETLDVPGDDRSFYRFEAAWDSSLHNSTLLNRVTQAGETIYITLSAYLELENCARPAIITKDLSMVIYGRDARTGPRSLKHLFSGQYRNPEANRLSGVYELSLRRASEAGSPGVQRRQRRVLDTSSTYVRGEENLSGWRPRGDSLIFDHQWELEKLTRLEEVGRVRHLLLLRERLGMDTNPNPTTKTEKDVCNLAARAATSPVHMVIPPSPQTPVKDPQQIVPEREYNQREQELMMKCLKLVQGTYNKATDPTAETATQSDVSPSDEGCADMTVSCISSNSIETTPKIRRRLCSPDRADAPNGWEAPAPATQPALPLRLYVPELEEIRVSAVVARKGVLNVLEHGGSGWKKRWVIVRRPYVFIYKSEKDPVERAVLNLATAQVECSEDQAAMVKIPNTFSVVTKHRGYLLQTLGDKEVHDWLYAINPLLAGQIKSRLARRTLESASQTASQIQATTASNAQTNNK